In a single window of the Anguilla rostrata isolate EN2019 chromosome 6, ASM1855537v3, whole genome shotgun sequence genome:
- the pomca gene encoding proopiomelanocortin a, whose translation MLCPAWMLALAVLCAFCSEVSGQCWAHSHCKDLSSEENMLECIRLCKSELTAGRRASSTMETEGEEGMLGFLLPMVSSMQEGPEVDEQGREPRHEDKRSYSMEHFRWGKPVGRKRRPIKVFPSGMEEESSEAYPAEMRRELLGDWDYAPEEEGVAEEHPQLTLQTKKDSTYKMKHFRWNGPPASKRYGGFMKPWGERSQKPLLTLFKNVIIKDGQQKKAQ comes from the exons ATGCTGTGTCCGGCCTGGATGCTGgcactggctgtgctgtgtgcgtttTGTTCAGAGGTGAGCGGTCAGTGCTGGGCACACTCACATTGCAAAGATCTCAGCTCTGAGGAGAACATGCTG GAATGCATACGCCTGTGCAAGTCTGAACTGACAGCAGGTCGGCGTGCCTCCAGCACCATGGAAACGGAGGGGGAagagggcatgctgggattccTGCTCCCTATGGTGTCCAGCATGCAGGAGGGCCCGGAGGTGGACGAGCAGGGGCGCGAGCCTCGGCACGAGGACAAGCGCTCCTACTCCATGGAGCACTTCCGCTGGGGAAAGCCGGTCGGGCGCAAGCGCCGGCCAATCAAGGTCTTCCCCAGTGGCATGGAGGAGGAGTCGTCCGAGGCCTACCCGGCCGAGATGAGGCGAGAGCTCCTGGGCGACTGGGACTACGCTCCGGAAGAAGAGGGCGTGGCTGAGGAACACCCACAGCTCACCCTCCAGACCAAGAAGGACAGCACCTACAAGATGAAGCACTTCCGCTGGAACGGGCCGCCGGCCAGCAAACGCTACGGTGGCTTCATGAAGCCCTGGGGCGAGCGAAGCCAAAAACCCCTGCTGACTCTCTTTAAAAACGTCATCATCAAGGACGGCCAACAGAAGAAAGCTCAGTGA